The region TCCGGAATGAACATTTGTGcgagtttgtgtgttcagacGGCTGTTTGCCTGACAGGCTGGTGCACTGAACATAGGAGCCATTTATCTGACTGTCTGACGCTGACTGTCTGAAGCTATTAAGCGAGGTTTTATTTGAAGCCAGAGTAAACCCCCGACAGCCAGAAACATCTAAAATTAGATTAGAAACGGAAAAAGCTTTATTGGCAGTGTCAGATGACTCTGACCTGGCAATATGTAAACAGACGAGGCCATCGCCATAGAGACAAAGAAATAAACCAGAATATTGTAAAAAATCCTGTAAACAGTGTGATGGTGCAGCGACTGGAGTAAAGCTGGGAAACCGCTGCTGGAGATGGTTTTGTCTGTTGAGCTCAGGTCATCAAATGAATTAAGCTAAATATTCACAAAATGTCTAAGAAAATAATGGCTGAGATCAATTTCATCTCACTGTTATGACTACAAATACCTCGGCAATGTGCCTTAATTATCGCTTGGACGCCCGTGATTTTGAATGTAATTGAAAAAACATCTCACACTGTCCACATCAGTTTTAATCAGAGagttgtctcttttttcttaatttctccACAGTGCATCAACACCAGCTCGTCCTGCTGTTGGCTGTTACCATGGCGATGGCCCTAGATCCTTCACACAGCCTGGCCAGTGAGAGGAGCTCAATAGAAAGTACATATGAGCTGACCAAATACCTGGAGTATCAGCTCAAGGAGATCAAAGACGTATATGTGAGTAATGTTTTATTGTGGCCATTTATTATTgtagtaaaagaaaacaaaaaaaaaaaaaaaacaaaaacacagttgttCAAAGACAATATGAATATAAACACTTAACGACCTGACCTCTAAAAAAACGTATTCACGGTTGGAAAGCGTTCCCAtcaattgaaatgaaatgatgaacaTACAGAACATTATCCAAActcctttgtgttgtttgtgtgatcTGCTGTATAAATAACAAGTATATGAACAACATGTAGCTGTGAAGGGAGTTACATAAGATTTGCTAGTTGCAGTGTCCACTGTGGCGCCTTCATGGGTACAACAAAACTTCAAAAAGCAAATAGCTAACTAACCAAGACATTGTGACTGTTCAAAAATATGTTGTCAAAGACTAAATGTAAGCCTCTGATTTACAGGTTATAATTAATTGTAGCGTTGATCTTACTTACCAAGTCAGATTAATTGAACCcccaaagagaaaacaaaaacaaacaacaaagtgaTGATGGTAACTGTTGGTAACTGTTAAACTAATCCAACCTGGGCCtttttgtctggtttttgtattttcttgtgTGGTGGGGGTTCAGTTAAAACATGGCTGCTATTTGTTTTTGGATTACTCTCCATATCAAATGGATTAAACCAATGAACTTCATAATAACAGTGATGTGATAAATAATATTCCAATCTATGGAAATACGAGACAAGCCAGtattcatttcttcttcctcctccagctcaccTACCTCGGTCCTCCATTCAACGAGAAGGATTTCTCTCCTCCTCGACCCAACAGCACGGCTCTGTCCCTACCCAGTGCTGCCACCCGTCTGGAGCTGTGGCATGGCCTGGAGAACCAAGCTCGGCTGGCCCAAAACCAGAAGGCCTACTCTGTGCTGCTGGCGGCCGTCAGGGAGCTCGCCCGCTCCacactctgtccctccctcaAAACATCTCTGCTGCACTTCTGCACAGGCCTGGATGGACTGCTGGGCTCGATATCGGCACTGATGACCACTCTCGGTtacacacttcctcctccttctgatATTGGAAGCAATGTTGGGGAGCAGCAGTACTCTCAGGGGGGGACAGGAAGTGACCAACCAGCTCCACTGATGAGCCACAGCATGCACAGGTCCAGAACCGGGACGAGGGCAGACTTCAGTCAGCGTAACAACCAGAAACGCAGTGGGGCGAAAGTGGTCAGAGGAGAGCGGCAGGATGGCATCAGCATCGACCCGATGGAAAAAAGACGAGGTAAAGAGGGCAGGAGAGCCGAGGCACTCACACCTGGAGGAAGGAATGGCGGCTCGAGGGAGAAGGgacaaggagagagaaggagacgCGGGAAAAGGGAAGAGCCTGACAGTCTGAAATGGGCGACCGGCGAAGAAGACAGAGTAACggttgaggaagaggaggaactgaAGCAAGAAGGAGGTGCAGAGAGATGGGGAATGAAAAGACGGTTGTTGAGTATCAGCGAGGATGAAGGGCAAAAGGAGGCGCAGCCTGAACCTGGGATCCAAGTGTcacacagaggcacagaaaGCTCCATCCCCCCTCCACAACCAACGCCTACCCAAAACAGCAATGACAACAATCAGTACAGCTACAGCCTGAACTCGCATCACCCAGACACATTCAGATCAGAGGATGGATTTATTGTAGAAAAAAGCGTTGGGTTCATGGTGGAagctccttcctcttcctctactTTCTACGATCATCGCCGGCCTCCTCGCTCCCTCTTCTCCCCAACCATCCAACCTTCTCTGTccaccctctccctcctctaCCAGCTCGGCGAGAAGCACACTCTTCTTCCCCAGCCCGTTCCTCTGTCTTTACAAAGGGGcacctccctcctttctcctgcGCTGCCTTCGCTgctctcctccacctcatcctcctcttcactccTGCCAGTGCAGCCGACAATGAACGACTTCGCCAGGAAAGTGGAGGGGTTTTGGATATTGCGTGAACTGCAGAGCTGGCTGTGGCGATCTGCTAAGGACTTCAACCGTCTCAAGAGGAGACTCCGAGGCTGAGAAACTGAGAGGAAATgaacactgagacacacacacacacacacacacacacgttcacaaACGTGCAGTATCTATTTGCACAAAATCGGAGTGGAAACAAACTGAGAGCTTTAATGGACAAAAGcgcatacacacattcatgcttaacacattcattcataccGTACTGGAATAAGTGAATGAAGGACTATTTGGCAGGTCACCAGAAGTGCTAATGGAATATGACACGCACAAAACCAATGCATTACCAGCACTGTCACCCGCCTTATTCACACAACAGCTCATTGAGCAAGATGCACTGAGACTGGACTGGCTTACCGGACTTTAGCATAGAACAATAGAAATACGACTGTAGGtggttagacacacacacacacacacacacacagaagggtAAGCTAAGtgacagacagccagacagacagtGCAGTCATTgagtgaaaacatgaagcaaTGACCCCAGATGTGTGAATCAgcaaacattcattttcttgAAAAGGAGATGGGAAAATTTCTGAATGGGtaaaagacaaaaggagaaagGGAAATGGCCAGAGGGACGAGGAGGGCACAGAGGAGGCGAGGGAGACGCAGAAAAGGGGAGGAAGACGGGAGGCGGCGTGAGTCAGGGCGATGAGCCCCGGAAATAACGGGCAGGGTGGTACTGCTGAGTAATGAGAAGTTGACCGGTCAGTTACAGTAACCCTACAACAGCACTACACATACTGCCGGAAACAGAGactcacatacaaacacacacacactgactgtggTATTCAGTGCCTTAAAACTCTTTCACTTATTTGCTGCCTTTTAGTGCTCTTCACCGGTATATACTGATTTCACCCCATAGCAAGAAATATTTGCCAAATTTTTCCAGTTCAGACATTTTGGGAAACTgattttttctactttttctaTAAAGTTAACAAAGTTAAATGAGACAATCAGTACAACTTTTATATCAGCTTATCTTATTTTAGCATAAAGACTAGAGACAGCTGTCATAGTTCTGAGGGTACAAAATCAGATCAAAATCTCAAACTCAATAGctatcatattttattttgtttgcttaATTTAAACtcataaaacattttgcttttacaCTTATAATGGTAAATCGTGATTATAACTCCACTACAATAATCTAATTAAACAAAATTGCACAAGAGTGCAATTTTTTACATTGAGATTTGGCACAAATTAAACAAGgatataattatataatttggATAGAATTTTATAACAAGGACataatttgttaatttgtgaACTTTAACTGTTTCATTTGAACTGCCTCGTGATTGTGGCTGTGATTGGTCCACATTGCTTACGTCTGCTATAGATTGATCATGAAGATTATCTGCCATTTCGAAAAACTTTTCTGTTGCACTGAATGAAACAATGTAAACAAAGGGACAGTGACTGTGGACTGTGGAATATAATTATGGTACTACACATCCTGGTTATCAATGATATAACTGTCTAGTGCCAACATGGTGCCACCAGTGTGAGAAATGTAATGCTGAGCAATCAACACCCAGACTGTCAGTATCTACTGGTGACATACTGAGCTTAAATCTGAATTTACCCTGAAGCCAAGATGAGCTCccaaatttcccaaaatgtcaaactgttctTCTGACTTACTTTCTGATCCCTACACATgaatttggatttctttttttttttccccattttaaaatatgaaatcagtCGTTTTCATTCATGCAATTAACAGATGGCGTTTGTTTCTTAGAATAAATTTATTGCTTTGTCTTTGCAATGTGCCTTGGCTGATGTGCCTAAAGATTATGAATCATATCTCTATAATATTTATTGAACAAgatgcttatttatttttctccagtgTGAAAATACTGTATTGTAACTGAAAAGAGAATAAATAGTAGGTTTTGTACAGAGCGTGGTGTTATTGGTCATTTGGGAGGTCATTGGGAGGAGAGACAAAAATGCATATGGGATTTTTGTTTGCAATGGTTTCAGTTTTATAGGGATGGTTACAGCTGATTGGCACAAGGGGAGAGGCGTCTTCTGGAGAACAAAGGGCGGCTTACATTCATGGCAGAAAACAGAGCGATTGAGGCGGGGTATGAGAGAGTTTTTATTCGTCTGTCCGGGTGAAAATTTACGatcattcttttttcctttcatgtcCCGCTTCCCACCTCCCACTGCATCATCCCTCCACCCACTTTGCTTTCCTTTCTCATCACATTATCTcacgaacccccccccccccccccccaaaaaaaaaaaaacccccatcCCTCTGACCTGTGACAGTAAGGGGTTTATATGAGCACAAACAGGCACAGGTACAAACACACCCCTCATAATCCTACCAACAGTCCAGCTCTCTTGTTGTGTCTGTTTCAATGCCGCCGGTCTCCTAGTCTCTGTCACCGCCTCTGCCTCTTATcgtgaagtttttttgtttttttttctgcacgtCCCTTATTTTCTCAATACACGGTTTTATCACTGCCTCACCtgttatcttttttattttctttctttctttcttaacTATGCTTCTTCCCAACCGTTCAGCAGTTCTCTGGCTGCCTCAGGCCAGATATTAAGGGATCAATGAGAATCTCCCGTCCATCACCTCCAAGGTACACACCTGCACACAATTGCACACACccacctcaacacacacacaaacaaacccacatacacacatgtaggCCATGTTTTagcaaacagacacatacaagAAGGTAGCTGAGCAGGAAGTGACTTCCATTAGAAATCGAATGTCAACATTGGCACATCAATTCACTCACTCGTGACTCTTACTGAGTTGGAGAAGGGGTTAAACGCTGCCAGAGGCATGACACATATGTGTGCGcgtgagcgcacacacacacatacatacatacacgagaggctgtgtgttttttacaTTCAGTAAGCAAAGACTAAGGGGCCGCCAGTAGTCAACAAAGGCAGCTTTGTACAGCCAgagagtgggtgtgtgtttatctgtgtgtgtgtgtgtgtgtgtgcatgtgcgtgtgtattGTTTGCCCCTGTGTGGGCTTGCAAACGCAGCACGTGTGTGAATCATTATCTCTATGTGTCAGAACTTCATTGAAATGAGGTTTGTCATGCGGCGCTATCTAACAGCCATCACTCACTGTTGGctgcatctttctctctgtgtgtctgtccctctgtcaGTGAAGCAGAGACAAATTGCTGTAACTAATACGTAACAGGATAGCTAGGCCCTGTCTGTATGACTCAGCTGGTGACTGCTTCGATAAGGATACGAGGATACGGTGAGTGACAAGGCATTGACATTATTGGCTTGTTGGGCCcatcagacagctgcagacagaaaaacgCCCTGCAACTCATACAGGCCGGTCTGCCTGATTGGCAGGTTGCGATCTAATGCAAGACGAACGACCTACAGACGGGAGGGATGTGTGGCCCATTTCACAGAGGAGCTTTTATTTGCTCTCGGAGAGCACCTCTTCAGTGCGTCCTTCTGGATCCTGTGCGCCACACTTCACCTCCTTTTAGcttaaagaaaaacaccaagACTCTGGAAAAAAATCCTCCTTGTGGTGCCTCATTTTACTGCTGATGCATAAATCATCTTGAGTGACACTTGTCAGATAgaataatttgaaaatgtatttaaaaaaaccaTTTGAACTTTTCAGAATTTCATAAAGCATAGTGGTGCACAGATTGAGCAATATACCCCTGAAACCTTGGTGCAGTCACAAGtttaaaatgtgaaagattaaaaaaaaaaaaaaaaaaaaaagattcctgTTACTAACGGTGCAAGGCTGACAGTTTGGCTGCAGACATTTAGACATGATATGAGGCCGTTTATGAGACTTCCCACAGTTTCATCTGGAGGCATGACTGACTTTAAGGCTCCCCAGGACCTTCTGTCATGTAAAATCAGTGGTGCGCCACTTAAAGGATTATTCACTGTGTGTCAGGAAATTGCAGCGAAAGTAGAAATTCTTCACATTCATAGAAACTGCCAGGAGAGTGGGAGCTGACAAAAATCATAAGTGTCAGTCTGTGAATATCCAAATGTAAGCAGAGGTCAAGCATTtcataaaatcattattctaCATTCATGGAGTTGACTTGAACATTATGTTTTACAATCAGTCGTCTGTGTCAGTTAGGGTCAAATCCGACCCATAAACCCTTTTTATGGGTCACAATTGCTTCCCTGAATGGCTTTCTCACCAGTGAGGTACCTGAGGCTCATTGATATCAGAGCACTATACTGACTGATGGCTATATAATGTACATCAATAGTATCACTATTCAAGAAAAGTATCTGTTGGAAAAAAAGTTAGGACTTTgcagcaataaaacacacagctggacacaACCTGATAGGAGGAGGAGGCGCGTGACAAATACAGAGATTCACTTAAAATATGTAGCTAAAATCAGTTTTCAAACTGTGAGTGACTACAACACCTGTTTTTCCTGTTCAAATTATGTGATATATGGTTCAAATGATCTGTTGATAATACGAAAGTTAGACATTTCCAGATTGGGTTTATAGCCGATACGATCTCGTCATCTTCCCTGAGACCACGAAACATTCAACATCATTTTTGAGTCACATGATGATTGTTTACGTAGGTTGAGATGGCATCATTGTAGCTGACCAGTTGCCTGATCTCAGAAAACCTGGTGTACTCCTTTAAGACACACAGATGCGCTCGTCGAGCCGTTCTCggacctcctcttcctccccgtCTGTCTTTTTCGCTGCGATTTTCTCTCAAGCCATTTTGGTCGCAGTCTGTCTCCCAATCTTTTTTCCATATGTCTAACTGCCTTCCTGCTTCACATCGTCCATCCGTAGGCCTTCCTCCGTAACTGCACGAGTAgccattttgtgacattttctgtcatttttcctCATGTGTCCCCTTTTCTCTGCTACAATCAAACCCTTTCACGCTTCCCTCAAATTCCCTCGGCCACCCCCGcgttctctccctctttttccatCTGTCTATCTCCTCTtcgtctccctccctctctgttctgCTCACCTGCAGCACATAAaaattcctcttttctttctccagagaATTGTTCAGTCGCTCAGGGATTTACTGCATTCTTCTATGctgtctctccttctttctcctcataTTTGTCTCCCCTTGTTTCTCTCCATTTTGGCAGCACTACATAGCACTTGATGCAGCCTCTCTTGTCCTTTATCCTTTTAACACATTTGTATCCTTCTTTAGcccctctgttttctttctccatcccaCCCTCTTGATAAAATAACATATACTAATCCTTAACCTGTTGTTTCCATGACCCCACCTTAATTTTTTTCACTCCAGAGCACCCACTCTACCTGGCCCCACCTGGCCTCTCCCTCTTCCTGGGTTTCTGCCATGACTAGGAACATCCCGCCTCCACTTACTTAGCTGGAGGGCACAGGGATGGGCTGCAGCTTCTCACCACCGCTTTTTGGGTTggtggggtggaggaggaggaggaggggtgctTGAGGGCCCGAGGTGAGAGGTTGATTTATGAGTTAATCAATTGgttgtctgtgtgagtgagcaAAACCACAAAGGTGTGTGAGCTCTTTCATGTCACTCTCTGTTCTTGTTGACTTAGTCCCTTAGGAAAACACTGGGAGCTCTCATTCCCCTTGTTGCTCGGCTTCTCAACATGTTTTCAGAAGCAATTAGGTAGAAAATGGGGCTGGGCGTTCATTCATTTGATGGTTGAATGGCTTATATGTGTGGAGATTCGTGTACGGTTGTGTGGGTGTCAAGGTCTTACAGAAGCCTTAGCTGGCTATGAAAAGTAGTAGCAGCCAAAATGTTGGCCTTTAAACAACAAACACGGAATGACAAGCCTTGATTTGCTGTGAGTAATGCAGGCGCAAAATCTTCACGTCTCTCCCTACCCACTGAAACTTGTTGCCTTCTGTAGTATTTTTGTCATTACCTTTGTCCAAAATGAAACACCtgatcaaaacaaatttttttttttacagttggtAAACACAAAGCTGCCCTCTGCAGCCAACCCCTGGGAGAAGTGGTGGAGCAGCAGGTAATCTATATATAAGGCTCATTTATAGATATCACATCACCTGACAAAATCAACATAAAATCAATGGTCAAAGACAGAGTTGcatgattgtaaaaaaaatgctgaagaCTTAAATATTAAGCAACAGACTACTAGTTTTGGTGCTGCCAAATTCATGGTCCATCTGCTCTTCTTTACATATtctcctgttttcagttttctgttgtcATAGAACCAAAGCATTATGAAGTAACCGTTTAATCGTTATCCATAAATGGCTCGGTGTTTAAAAAGGGGACAATCAGATCCATTCatcagatgaaatgaaaagtacCTTTAGCTCTTTCACCTGATAGATTATCTGAGATCACAGCTTTGTACCATCACCATTTGATGCTGGGCAGGTAAAGGGCTATTAGCTTGTGTGAGCATGTAATGTGGGAGTTGCTGCCTGTAGGGCAAACAACTCCAGTGACTCCTGATTCTCCCCTCCTGGAGGACCAAGACAGTGACCTCAAAGCATTGActgacagccaatcagacaATTATTTCA is a window of Echeneis naucrates chromosome 10, fEcheNa1.1, whole genome shotgun sequence DNA encoding:
- the clcf1 gene encoding uncharacterized protein clcf1, with product MKRFSGVHQHQLVLLLAVTMAMALDPSHSLASERSSIESTYELTKYLEYQLKEIKDVYLTYLGPPFNEKDFSPPRPNSTALSLPSAATRLELWHGLENQARLAQNQKAYSVLLAAVRELARSTLCPSLKTSLLHFCTGLDGLLGSISALMTTLGYTLPPPSDIGSNVGEQQYSQGGTGSDQPAPLMSHSMHRSRTGTRADFSQRNNQKRSGAKVVRGERQDGISIDPMEKRRGKEGRRAEALTPGGRNGGSREKGQGERRRRGKREEPDSLKWATGEEDRVTVEEEEELKQEGGAERWGMKRRLLSISEDEGQKEAQPEPGIQVSHRGTESSIPPPQPTPTQNSNDNNQYSYSLNSHHPDTFRSEDGFIVEKSVGFMVEAPSSSSTFYDHRRPPRSLFSPTIQPSLSTLSLLYQLGEKHTLLPQPVPLSLQRGTSLLSPALPSLLSSTSSSSSLLPVQPTMNDFARKVEGFWILRELQSWLWRSAKDFNRLKRRLRG